CGATAGAAATTACCATAGCTATTGCATGAACAATCAGCAAAGTAAACGTATGTAGCTTTCCACAGAAAATCACAGAGAATAGAAAAGCGGATAGCAAAAGAAGACTGCGACTTAGTTTTGCTTTGAATTCCCAGAAAACAAAACAGTTAGATATAAGTATCTGGCAATGTCATATGGCTCAACATTGATAATAAAATTTCCAATCTCAAATTACTATTAAGAAACAAAGTagcaaaattatgaaaaataattgACAATTCGACATCAACAGATATCGGTTTTTTCCTAATAAACGTATAAAACTACTCCTAATAGAAGTTACTCCCTTAAATTCAGCCACCATACTTGACTGCTGGTCCTCCTGACTCAAGTGAGTTCGACTCATCTTCATCCTTAAGACAGCACTATTATACGCATTCTTAAGCTGGCGTGCTTGGTCCTCATCACTTCCCCACGACTGAAAAATCActgaatttgtatttttttttccaaggaTCGTTGAGATGGGGTCAATGAAATATCGACCCTCAATGATAGCATCTCATTCTTTCGAATCAATGATAGCACGCCATTCTTTCGATCGATTCGCTTCTGAAGCGTATCAGATTCTTGATGGGCAAACGGCAGAGCACATGGGTGATAAGGAGATGGTCAGATTTCATACTCTGCTTCAGAAGACTCTCTCTTGTTTGGCTTTCAGGGTTTCTCATGGCTTGGCTATCAGGGTTTCTCATAGTCGGTACTTGATGTTGGGGAGGACAATTGAATACTTTTCGCCTTGCACATCGGTGCCCTAATCCCTAATGGTCAACATATTTATGGACTGAGTTGTTGGGCTTTTGGGATCCCCAAGAATGAAACTTGTGGGCTGGCATCTCTCGCAGAAGTAGGAATACCAGATGGGCCTTCAGAGTTCTTATGAAACTGGTGGGCTGACTTGGCTAATAATCATTGATTCATTGTGGCCTTTTCTAATCTAAGTACAAAAACAGGCCCATAACTTTTGTGCCACTTACGAGTCATCAAGTTTGCCTTTGGTTTTCAGAAAATTGTCTATAAAAAAAACTTCTTGGTTGAGTAAATTTTCCAGCCAATTTTGCATGCTCCTATCTTGCATATGACGTTCTCTACTTGCATATAATTATGCAGTCAGTCTTATCGATAGAAATTACCAAGCTATTGCATGAACAATCAGCAAAGTATCTATATGTAGCGACAAATCACAGAGAATAGAAAAGCAGATAGCAAAAGACGATGAACAAACACACAGCAACTTAGCTTTTCTTTGAATTCCCAGAAAACAAAATAGTTGATATAATTATGTAGCAGTGTCATATGGCTCAACATTGATAATAAAAATTCCAATCTCATTGTATTATTAAGAAACAAAGTAGCAAGCATACTTTAAAAAAATAGCTGACATTAACAGATAAAGATAGTCGCTAATTTGCTCAACAATAAGTCCAACTTCACTTGATATAACCAATTGGTTTTCCTTGCCTTACTCTAGGCCTACCTCCTGCTCCCATTAACTTTCTGATTTGAACAAGACTTTCCACAAAAACCACTGTTAGAGTATCATATGTCTGTCCATTAACCGCATTGCTGTGGACATCTATTTCCTCTCTCGTCACTGGGTTGTACCTATACAAGCCGATGTAGTCATAGCCGATGGGACTTCGTATGAGAAATTCATTGCTATTTATTGGACAAATAAAACTCCTTCTGCGTGAGATCGTATAAAGTTTAGTCCATGACTCTTTGACCATGTAATCTTTCATCACCCACATCTCAATCTCTCTTTCACTTGGAATAATCATCAAGAGGCATCCTCTCAATACGTCTACAGTCACATCTGAAGCACTCTCATATTCATGCCTCCTCCGGTTGGGTAAAGGCACTAAACGAAATTCTTCAGTATCAAGATCAAAAGCAACAATTTTCCCTTCTTTCCGATACACCCAATTGACAAATCCTTTCACAACGACTCCACTTAAATTGGGAATGAGATTGGAGAACATCCAACTCCGAACCCATTCGTTTCTTTTCATACTATAAACACAAACGACATTATGAAACTTGCTTATTTCGTCAACTAAAATCAGCTTATAATCATCACTAACAGAATCATATCCAAACCCGTAAGCTGTTATGGGGCAATGATCGGGCATACGCATGATATGGAGATGGTAGCATGACATATTCTCCGGTTGAAACATTGCTTATGATTATGTCCTTTGTGTAACcgaaatagtaaaaaaaaaactaccaaCCCATTGCATGAACATCGCGTCTTTCAAGCCAAGACAGTCCGGGAATTTTTCTCCCTTCCTCGGGGGAATCCATCCGTGTGGAGCGTAATCTTCTCGACGACAATGACTGGAAAAGCattgaatttggattttttttccatggATTATTTGAGACGGGAGTCGACGAAATATTGATCCTCAAACTCAAACTCGAGAATTCTATGAAATACTGCATACATAAGTGTCACTTGAACTACTCATTTGTGTGGCTTATGGATGGTGGGAAAACAGTAACTTTATCCAAAAACCATAGTCACGAGATTCATGAAAGCCACTCCAATAAAACAAAAGGTTGATCATACGATTCTCTCTTTGCTTCATCAGTGGAAGGCCGTGACAAGATGTGGCTT
This genomic window from Tripterygium wilfordii isolate XIE 37 chromosome 9, ASM1340144v1, whole genome shotgun sequence contains:
- the LOC120005484 gene encoding F-box protein CPR1-like; its protein translation is MFQPENMSCYHLHIMRMPDHCPITAYGFGYDSVSDDYKLILVDEISKFHNVVCVYSMKRNEWVRSWMFSNLIPNLSGVVVKGFVNWVYRKEGKIVAFDLDTEEFRLVPLPNRRRHEYESASDVTVDVLRGCLLMIIPSEREIEMWVMKDYMVKESWTKLYTISRRRSFICPINSNEFLIRSPIGYDYIGLYRYNPVTREEIDVHSNAVNGQTYDTLTVVFVESLVQIRKLMGAGGRPRVRQGKPIGYIK